A window of the Juglans microcarpa x Juglans regia isolate MS1-56 chromosome 5D, Jm3101_v1.0, whole genome shotgun sequence genome harbors these coding sequences:
- the LOC121265148 gene encoding uncharacterized protein LOC121265148: MSSGPVRRVSRQDIQLVQNLIERCLQLYMNQREVVETLLDQAKIEPGFTELVWQKLEEENREFFRAYYLRLMVKNQIAEFNRLLEQQVQLMRQMHPTGVASMATSNGSHISPLHTNSSGYAPEHTVPAVKSENIHHPIGSCLSNAFTNGGSLLHPSMHAAIQMSSHSSRIDVPPNMLSAQSLNVGMIQGINGGMIKSETGYSGSSPYMFDSDGNAPEVRPTIGDASVASFTSVESNSQPLPESVLDADTSSFGLLLQIPRIFSLSDLTEDFSQSSDILESYPRSPYLGTDSENFLDSRERGEQGDNRRLDTISEGLSYEDFGSE, encoded by the exons ATGTCGAGCGGACCCGTTAGAAGGGTCTCGCGGCAAGATATACAGCTG GTGCAAAATCTTATAGAACGATGCCTTCAGCTATACATGAACCAGAGGGAAGTTGTGGAAACACTATTGGATCAAGCAAAGATAGAGCCTGGTTTTACCGAACTCG TTTGGCAgaagcttgaagaagaaaatcGAGAATTCTTCAGGGCTTATTATCTTAGATTGATGGTGAAGAACCAAATAGCTGAATTCAACAGGTTGCTTGAGCAACAGGTGCAGTTAATGCGTCAGATGCACCCAACTGGAGTTGCTTCGATGGCGACTTCTAATGGATCTCATATTTCACCTT TGCACACGAACTCAAGTGGCTATGCCCCTGAGCATACAGTACCAGCTGTGAAGTCAGAGAACATCCACCACCCTATTGGTTCCTGTTTATCTAATGCATTTACTAATGGAGGATCACTATTGCACCCAAGTATGCATGCTGCCATTCAAATGTCTTCTCATTCTAGTAGGATTGATGTCCCACCAAATATGCTATCAGCACAGAGCTTAAATGTGGGTATGATTCAAGGAATAAATGGGGGGATGATCAAATCAGAAACAGGATATTCAGGCAGTTCCCCTTACATGTTTGATTCAGATGGAAATGCCCCAGAAGTGCGTCCAACAATTGGGGATGCATCTGTTGCTTCTTTCACCAGCGTAGAGTCCAACTCACAACCCCTGCCTGAATCAGTTCTGGATGCAGACACCAGTTCTTTTGGACTTCTACTCCAGATTCCTCGAATTTTCAGTCTCTCAGACTTGACAGAGGACTTTTCTCAGAGTTCtg ATATTTTGGAGAGTTACCCTCGCTCACCCTACCTGGGAACAGATTCTGAAAACTTCCTTGATTCTCGCGAAAGAGGAGAACAAG GTGACAATAGAAGGTTGGACACTATATCAGAAGGCTTGAGCTATGAAGACTTTGGGAGTGAATAG
- the LOC121265146 gene encoding tubulin-folding cofactor B isoform X2: protein MPVESVKEKLWRKCGTSVNSMGLQLYDDTNTKISDLTDNLRPFGFYSPLDGYRLHVIDLDPSSVTSGGWLEDTSLVEKYSISEEAYEKRDGTFRKFKGKLTSQNPSTPGNKIPDNYMEDLCANIKVGDRCEVEPGEKRGTVKFVGRAENLAPGYWVGVQYDEPLGKHDGMVKGVRYFDCPPVHGAMVRPDKVKVGNYPERDPFEVDEI from the exons ATGCCAGTGGAATCCGTGAAAGAAAAGCTCTGGAGAAAATGTGGCACTTCCGTTAATTCTATGGGCCTTCAGCTCTACGACGATACCAACACCAAGATTTCGGATTTGACTGACAATTTGAGGCCGTTCGGATTCTATTCTCCGCTTGATGG GTACCGGTTACATGTTATAGATCTTGACCCGTCATCAGTAACCTCTGGTGGTTGGCTGGAAGACACTTCATTGGTGGAGAAATACTCCATTTCAGAAGAAGCTTATGAGAAACGTGATG GAACTTTTAGAAAATTTAAGGGAAAATTGACCTCCCAAAATCCATCAACTCCCGGGAACAAG ATACCTGACAACTACATGGAAGATCTATGTGCCAATATCAAG gTAGGAGATAGATGTGAAGTTGAACCAGGGGAGAAACGAGGTACTGTAAAATTTGTGGGTCGGGCAGAAAACCTGGCACCTGGTTACTGGGTTGGAGTTCAATATGATGAACCATTGGGAAAACATGATGGCAT GGTGAAAGGAGTACGATACTTTGATTGCCCTCCGGTTCATGGTGCAATGGTTAGGCCAGACAAAGTAAAG GTTGGCAACTACCCCGAAAGAGATCCCTTTGAAGTGGACGAAATATAA
- the LOC121265150 gene encoding cystathionine beta-lyase, chloroplastic produces MSSSDVGYKDYPDTYIRGALSPSTNIISSLSPKTLLPSTSTMALTSSISLRPFFSSATTDLNVHSLISGNLSKNFSLNRPTLKGSQLLRRSFKLTCSIDREMDVSTSALIDGVAECLNETQVEPRISTMVLNFENKFDPYEAISTPLYQTATFKQPSATENGSYDYTRSGNPTQDALESLLAMLDKADRAFCFTSGMAALAAVYRLVGTGEEFLLEMTCMVVLIGCCQK; encoded by the exons ATGAGCAGCTCTGATGTTGGGTACAAGGACTACCCCGACACATACATTCGCGgagctctctctccctccaccAATATCATCAGCAGCCTGAGCCCCAAAACCCTCCTTCCTTCCACTTCAACCATGGCTTTGACGTCTTCTATTTCTCTCCGGCCTTTCTTTTCCTCCGCCACCACTGATCTGAACGTCCAC AGCTTAATCTCAGGGAACTTGTCGAAGAACTTTTCGCTCAATAGACCAACTTTGAAAGGAAGCCAGTTGTTGAGGAGGTCGTTCAAATTGACCTGTTCAATAGACAGAGAAATGGATGTTAGCACATCGGCTTTGATTGATGGTGTAGCAGAGTGCCTAAATG AAACGCAGGTGGAGCCAAGAATTTCAACCATGGTGCTGAATTTTGAGAATAAGTTTGATCCTTATGAAGCGATCAGTACACCACTTTACCAAACTGCTACTTTCAAGCAG CCGTCAGCAACCGAAAATGGCTCCTATGATTATACCAGGAGTGGAAATCCTACACAGGACGCTTTAGAAAG CCTCCTGGCAATGCTTGATAAAGCAGATCGAGCATTTTGCTTCACTAGTGGAATGGCTGCTTTGGCTGCTGTTTATCGTCTTGTTGGAACTG GTGAGGAATTTTTGCTGGAGATGACCTGTATGGTGGTTCTGATCGGTTGCTGTCAAAAGTAA
- the LOC121265146 gene encoding tubulin-folding cofactor B isoform X1 gives MASGLQIHRDESVLLRITHSNLKSFSTDIRFSLQMPVESVKEKLWRKCGTSVNSMGLQLYDDTNTKISDLTDNLRPFGFYSPLDGYRLHVIDLDPSSVTSGGWLEDTSLVEKYSISEEAYEKRDGTFRKFKGKLTSQNPSTPGNKIPDNYMEDLCANIKVGDRCEVEPGEKRGTVKFVGRAENLAPGYWVGVQYDEPLGKHDGMVKGVRYFDCPPVHGAMVRPDKVKVGNYPERDPFEVDEI, from the exons ATGGCTTCTGGGTTACAGATCCATAGGGATGAGTCCGTGCTCTTGCGCATAACACATTCCAACCTCAAGTCCTTCTCCACCGACATTCGCTTCTCGCTTCAG ATGCCAGTGGAATCCGTGAAAGAAAAGCTCTGGAGAAAATGTGGCACTTCCGTTAATTCTATGGGCCTTCAGCTCTACGACGATACCAACACCAAGATTTCGGATTTGACTGACAATTTGAGGCCGTTCGGATTCTATTCTCCGCTTGATGG GTACCGGTTACATGTTATAGATCTTGACCCGTCATCAGTAACCTCTGGTGGTTGGCTGGAAGACACTTCATTGGTGGAGAAATACTCCATTTCAGAAGAAGCTTATGAGAAACGTGATG GAACTTTTAGAAAATTTAAGGGAAAATTGACCTCCCAAAATCCATCAACTCCCGGGAACAAG ATACCTGACAACTACATGGAAGATCTATGTGCCAATATCAAG gTAGGAGATAGATGTGAAGTTGAACCAGGGGAGAAACGAGGTACTGTAAAATTTGTGGGTCGGGCAGAAAACCTGGCACCTGGTTACTGGGTTGGAGTTCAATATGATGAACCATTGGGAAAACATGATGGCAT GGTGAAAGGAGTACGATACTTTGATTGCCCTCCGGTTCATGGTGCAATGGTTAGGCCAGACAAAGTAAAG GTTGGCAACTACCCCGAAAGAGATCCCTTTGAAGTGGACGAAATATAA